The sequence atgcacgcgcagaactcgcgcgtgaaaaacgccagtgtggaaggggcttaagagtatgcataaaaaaccatgtccacataaagaagacattcgatGAATGTtacttattaagtatttttgcggttatgaccatgtatggaaaaagtagaacattttgaagttcgaaaatcaagaatttttccaaattttcaccaaatatctgattttctcataaataaatgcaaaacataccaacaaaatttttcaactaacatgaagtacaaagtactaacttggctatgttaaagcgttccgaagttataaccatttatagtgacacagggcagatttgaaaaaatgggccgtgtcaggaaggtgaaaagtggctccggcgttaaggggttaaacagtcagTCATAGCTGGGGTGGGATAATAACAACATGTTTACATAGACGGAATTGGACATGTTGTTTGGTAAGAAACTGGGTCCCTAAAATCAATCTATGCAGTTTTCTTAAGTTCTGTTAATTTAGGaatcaaataataaatataatgcaTGAAAACTAGGAAATATGTAAATAGTCAAAATGTTTTGTTTAGTGAAAATTCTCTTTTTTTCTAAGAGAATAAAGTTAAATTgtgtagcactgtgtaatctgtgtacgctCTAAGAAtatagaaattattatttttaaaattctgatAGACCTTGGCCTTCAAGCTTGTtggcagaattttaaaaattaattttaaaaggaaggaggccatggattacacatataagaagataccacatggcctggatctatgagtgagtgtctgGTTTATCAGTCTAtacattttgattgtagatttcctttaaccccttagcgctctgcgccgtagctgtactgcgctgagtcccgcgaatagcgctcagcgcagtacagctactgcgcagagactatgccggttcagcgctgcacagcagccgaaccggcatcgttagccgcaggatttcaacggtaatctaccgctgacatccccggctaacacccgcggtcggagtgggctccgatcgcgggcgtttaacccgttaaatgccgcggtcaacctccgatcgggaccccagagaagcctgaaggcagtgcctttaagatggcgtctgtgacgtcatcttaaaaggcaaagtgtcagcctatgcatctgcataggatGGCAcggataataccctgcaatacatcagtattgcagagtattatcatgaacaagcaatcagatgattgcttgttcatatcccatggtggagcaagtaaaaaaaatgtttttcaataaaaaataactttataaaatcactaaaaatgcccataagccccaaaacataaagagacatataacgctcaaaaaagtctaaatcataacacaaaccccacatatatagtatcaccgcaaccgtaacaatccatagaataaaactaaataactattgaacccatatgatgaacgccgtaaaaaaaaactttaaaaacctgccaaaaattatgatttttacctattatattccacaaaaaatgcaataaaaagtgatcaacaaaacatatgtactccagaatgatacttttgcaaagaacaacatgtcccgcaaaaaacaagccatcaaccagctctgtagccaaaaacgtaacaatgttatgccacttggaagacggtgatgcaaaaatgatagatttttccccacattagggttttatttggcaaatttagtaaaacataagaaaaaatattcatgtctggtatccccgtaatcgtatcgacccatagaataaagataaacaggattattaggatatacggtgaacacgaaaaaaaaaaagtacaaaatgcagtatagaattgatgcttttctactcatgacctcaaaaaaagttcctaaattttcaacaataggtgataccaaccccaaaatggtaacactggaaaaagcatctcatcacgcaaaaaaaaatgccgtcacatggcccaaataatggaaaagcgaaaattttatagccttcaaaagggggcaacgagaactaaaatcctggcagctgcagggtgctccttcccttctgtgcctcgctgtgcccccataaaacaagtaatgtccacatgtgggggggtcgctgcactcaggagaaattgtagaacaaattttacggtgggttttctctttttagcttttggaaatgtgtaaattttagggctaaatgaacgtacaagggaacaatatgaccattctaaatttcaccgccattttgattcaattactatgatctcaaggggttaacaatctttgtaaatgctgtttctgatagtttgaggggtgcagatttgaaaatgggttggttatataggggttttttgatgctaaatatgtaaaatttaatttcaaacagtatttatccccaaaatagtcaattctgaaaatcgctattcgatttgtaggccggcgtgacgtcaaaataaattatccaaacatttcaaaaattatgaaaatgtaaagtagacaaatgggaaatgttattctgcaagttatttaggtggtaaatctatctgcctgaaaacgcggtgattttgaatatgtcaaatttttctaaaaattcatcatttttttattttttttggaaataaacgcaaaactcatcagccaaaatttaccactaaaatgaagtacaacatgtggggaaaaaacaatctcagaatcgctttgataagtaacagtgttcaaaagttataaccatataaagagacgcatgtcacaatccaaaaaatgggactgagccttaagctgtaaaatggctgcgtccttaaggggttaaaggagttgtgCAGGAATAAGGATTTCTATATAGAAAGCTGGAGAACACGGGATCTCCGACCGCAGAATTTAATGTACCTCCCAGGGGTCTCTCCCCCATGATCGCTTTGAGGGGGCAACGATTGCTGTCATGGCAGCCTTGAGGATCTTAAAGGCTCAGTGTcagacacagctaataccctgtaatacttcagaattgcagggtattatcatgaacaaaacaaacagataattatttgttcatgtcccatggtggaggaactaaaaaagtaaaaaaaaaaaaaaaaaatatgttgttgaataaaaataaaatgtcccaTAAACAGATAGAGACATAAcgcaaaaagtctaaatcataacataaaCCCCACATCATTATGTAGggatcattattgaacccacttgatgaacaccgtaaaataaaaacgttaaaaacccaccaaaattatgatttttacccatttcatcccacaaaaaaaacaaaatacaagccatcaaccagctccatagccaaaagaATAAAAATGCTATGCTGCTTGGAAGAccgcgatgcaaaaatgatggaTTTCTTTTCCCACATTACGTTTTACTAATTTTGGCAAATAAAATCTAAGAAAAATATCTAACTATGTTATCCCCTAATTGTATTGACCCGTAGAATAAGGATAACATGTTTATTAGACTATAGgttgaacaccaaaaaaataaaaaaattaaagaaatccagtacagaattgatgcttttctactcctgccctcaaaataaaagttaatacatttttttcaacaataggggaaacCCGTAGATCACCTGCCCCATCTGGGCCGCCCAGGTGTTAAGGAggttgcactggtttcggacgccatcttgactactgtccgccatcttagatacagcggccaccttggggggggggggggggtatgcttccctcttagaagctatagtgttaaatgttttaattcagctatttttctcatttaaactgttgtttgccttttcacaatatccttggcatttcttaccgtccttcgggcctatgtattcttgttatttattttggttatgaagaagcttctaggagccattgtgtagataagcatggctgtaaacaaggcctagtcatttctcccagaatgtgctggtacaaaaacataatggccaatagaatctaagtaccttatcaacaccccaaatgctgatctctatgtgctaaaatatagctgtatctgttggaAATAAACAgttttgatttgagtgcatcggaagaccgactgtgtcttgcatttactctgtcagctcgctgccggcagctatctcatcctccctcaaagggttaattaggactcaccttacaaaagtcaagagggctgttggggccctgcataaaatatccctAACACCAGGCCTCCTGCCTTGTGGAAGCTCAAGTCGCCATGATGCAGAGCTAACTGATTAAGGGTTATCAGCTTTGCTCTTCCCTAGGTGGGTGGACGTCGGGCTGCTCAGGGTATGATAGTCCTGTACTATTTTCAAAACTGTTTGATTTTCCTCTTCATTAGCAGCCCGGGGTGGATGGCCCCTGTGTATCAGTTGCGAGACGTTTTGCGATGCGAATGTTCAACACGTTATTCCCAATCGGGTATATGAGTCTCCTCCTGTGTGGGATCCCGATTCAGGGCTTCACCATGAATGGACGTGACACCTGCTCCGGGTCCCCAGCAGGGGGACTATTTTCCCCTCCTGGACAACCGGGTATTCATATCAAAATAAATACCATGAATTGAGTGTTTTGGAGTTAATGGACATCCATCAATCACCAGAATATTAAAATTATAGTCAGTTATTTTCCTGTCAGATGTGAAatattgttttatattgttttccccCCTATAACAAACATTTGTATTTGCATAAATAACATTTTAGACgatgaaatgaaaaaataaaatccagTTCATAGAATTACTCTAGAAAAACTTGTCCCAAAATGGAAAGTTTAGAGCTAAAGGGTTGACTGGGACAATGAAGAAGAGATGTGCGTTTGGAGTTTGTTCTGTTCTGTGTCCTATTAGGAAATGGATCCTGGTGCTTTGAAGTCTTTGATTTGACAGAGAAGAAGTCTCTGACCAGATCTTCCACCTCCCACTTCTCTGCATTGTCCTGTCTGCAGCAATGAAGTGCTGCCGGGTCTATAGGGTGGGCTTCTGTATTAAATACATACCCACCAGCACCCAACACGCACTCCCCATAGGGAGTCACTACCAGGTCAAACTCAGAACCATCATTGTGGATGAAGTTGTCTGGGTCGAACAGAAGGTACAGATACTTTATTGTCTCTGCTAGAAAGAAAGATTCCATTCGATTGTCCAGTTTGTGATCTCGAACATCTTTGATCTaaaagaggggggaaaaaaatattgaattttaGTGAATAAAATTGTATAATTGTAAAGTGTTAATTTAAAAGCATTTTCCCATGAAGGAAAGATAGGGCCGagctttctgatcagtgggggtctcagtgccatggataactttaaaggggttttcccacaaagtaaATCATTGGGTTGTCCATGTAAAGGcctccttaaaggaaaactaccacttgggTAGTGGCAATTTCAACCATTAATACTTACAGGTTGGACGTTAGTAGTCTGTAACAGGACAGGCTTTCTTTAAGCTGTAAATAGCGTCATTCCAGAGAAAAactactttttaaaatatgcttcTTTATCTCCTAATTATGCGCACCTCCATTCTTCGATTCACCAGCACTCCCTTCCACCCACTTGCCCGAGAGCCGATGGCGGCAGAAGTGGCTGCCTAAAGCGATATTAATCGCGCATGCACGATGAAAAGGACATCATCCAGCTCTTGGGAAGTCTTGCACATGTGCACATCGCCATCAGGCAGCCGCGTCTTCTGGCTTGCTTTCACAAGAGTTCCCGAGAGTTGAATGACGTCCCTGGCTCTCAGGCACATGGGTGGAAGGGAGTGCTGGTGAATCGAAGAatggaggcatgcataattagtagATGAAGAAGTGCCAGGCGCTAATAAGcattaaaagtagtttttttctGGAATGACGCCATTTACAGCTTAACAAAAACCTGTCCTGTTACAGACTACTAACGTCCAACCTGTAATATAAATAGTTTAAATCACCACTACCCAAGTAGTAGTTTTCCTGTTCACCTGACCAGATTATATGCGGTCTCCTTGCAGATATAAGTTCAACTATCTGATACTTTTATATTTTGGGGATCAGGCCTTGGCAGAAGCGTCTGCCATTGGTCTTCTCTATGTGGAAGTTGGGAGAGGTAGGTAGTTTTAACAAATGTTTTAATATGCATAGGGCTGCCTAACGAAGGATCAGGCAGATCCTCCACCACCATAAATGCATAATATTCAGGACATGATCTCCTGGGGTTTATAGAAGCAGTGTCCTCTTATGGGGTATGTAAAACAAAACATACTGAAAGAAAACAAATAGGTTCCTAAATGCATCTCTATAATCCTTGCAGTTCACTTGTAGACTTATCTGTGTCACGTACAGTTGCGAACCCACAATCCACTTTACTGATTCTCTCAATGGATTCTATAGCATCTCTCCCTAGTTCCAGCAGTGTTGGGTCCTTAGTGGCTTTGTACAAATACATTGCACTTTCTATCAGCTCtggaaaacaacaaaaacaaagtCTATATATCGCaaatatattacaaatatatTAAACCCTGTTTCGAATGTAACATTAGTCTAGGTTTCATACCATGAAACCATGGTCTTTATGACGGCCATTGAAGGTGCTGCAGAAGACGCTAATAGGGTGTTGCTACCTGTTGCGGCTTATGCTTGGTTGTGCTTTCACAGCCCAGCACCAGTTTTAAATACcagaaaaactcagatcctggCTGTTCCCTAGGATACAGTGGTCATCCATGAACCACAGAATCTGAGAAGTTTCTAAGGGATCCCCATTattcttcctgacacggcccatttttttcaaatctgctcagatttcaagtctgTTTAATTGGTCTAAATAATAGCAAAACCCCCATTACCCCATTTTTTAAactagtttattttttatttgcagaaTTTCTGCAAGATTAGATACACTTTtaatgtacttcattttagtgggtattTTGCCTATTGATTGTATTAATACTTAAATGTAAAAACAGAAAAGAAATTAAGGTTTTTGaatttttgcattgttttttcAGGCTGTACACTAtaccataataataatgttatctttattacattgaaacctcatttatatagtttttttaaaaaaatatattttaactgaagaaaaagtaaaaaaaaaataaaaaaaataaaaaatgttggcatgtttatttattttaaagtgtTCATCGAGCTGGTCCAGTAATGTTTCGGATTTATTGTACGCGTTGTACGATTGTTACGgaggcggcaataccaaatataagGGGTTTTTGTGAACCTGGGTTATTTTTTGTACGTTACAAAATGTGTATGGGAAAtggtggtgtttaggggacttcaactttatttttaatataaaaaactattgttttgaaacttttttttttttaacatgttggCTTCTGACCATTTGTTCACGCTATTATTGAGCTAACACACTGCAATACTAGTGTTATGCTGTTCATGCTCAGTAGGTCCCTGATCCACATTATAAGCCCCTTTCATGCCATTGTCGTGCTTGACCACGACCTTGACCTGCGGAGGAATCTGGAAGACTGTGCCAAAAGCAGGATCTAATAGTAATGCACAAGTGAAAGGAAAACGATCGACAAAAACCTACCAGGCCGAAGTGGGTAGCCTTCTCTTTTGTCCACAGTAAATCCTTGGGGAATATTGTAAAATTCTGGCAATCCTCCAAACTGCTTCCAGACTGTGTAATAGTTGAGGAATGTCCTCATGGCATTTCCAATATCTCCTATCAAGCTCTATGTGACAAAGATCATGACATTAAAAAACATGGAGTACAAAAACTGCTTACAGACAATCAAGTTATGAAAAAGAGAGTAACATACATCCAATGCTAATGGCAGCCATTAAAGTGCCCACATACGTGTAGTCTTAAACCAATGGAGCATAAAGAGGTTGCCCAGAAAAGTATGGATTTAATAACATttcctggacagcccctttaaggctgaTGTACACCATTCCAACGTTGTTTTATTGTCACAATATATTTAAAAGAAACAATAGAGCAACTTTACAAAAGGTAATAAAGACTGACAGAGGTCTGCTGGATAAGGCTACAAAGTATATAAAAGCAAATAACTTACCTGTAAACCAGGCCAGAAGGCTTCCAAGGACTGGAATACTGGCATGGAGACAGTGCCTTTATACATCTGCACCCAGACGTACCAGTCGTCATACTTGGTGTAGTTCTGAATGGCCTTGTTGTACTCTAAAGAAAGGAATAGATAAGTTGTTACATCAAAGACAATGATGTGGCTAAAACAATGGATCAACATACCAGAAGAATCGTCCTCCTTTTAATCTTGGCTTTCTAATGTGTAACCTCTGGGTTGGTCAGCAATGTAAAACCGATAGAAGCCTCATATAGGGCAACGTTAGGAAAAAGATTCAAGGTAGTACATTTTTTGTAATAGTAAGGTTGTGGCTTACTCCTCAATGAAATATCCTCAGCTGGGAAGTCTACATATTTACTATCCAGCTGATAGCTTTCTTATGTGCgtagaaaatgaaaaataatataataaattcaAACATAAAAAGAAAGTACATAAAAATCTGAATGTCACCCTCCTGCTCACCTAAAAACGTGGACATCATCTCTTCATCCTGCAGAAGAATGGCTCCTTTGACAAGATATTCAAAGTAAGAGTCAACGCCGGCTCCAATCCCTGCATCTTGGGCCACCCATTTAGAGGTCATTACATCTATGTGATTTCCTACctgaaaaaaatagcaaaaacatttttataaaaaggaATTTGACCCAAAACTCTATAATACAATGACTTTTGGTCTCTAGCTGAAGATATAGTAATGGGCGGAGATACCGGAGTGCTGTGCTGGGCAATTTTTGAGACATCCATACTATTGCATGAAGGAGCATGCAATAGTGAGAATGGATCCTCCAATGCTGGGGGTCCAGTTCTCATGATCAGCAGTCAGACCTGCAACAATCAGCTTGTTAGCCCCTCTCTAGTGGAAAGGGGATAACTTGCTTACTTGCTACAACCCATTTAGTAATGCATAATAAACCACACTTTCTTCTCACCAATCCAATCTCTGAACGGCTCTCCCACAATCCTTTGAGGGCTCGCCTCGCTACCATTTCAAATTCTGGATCTCCTGTTAAGCGACTAAGTGTTGCAAATTCAATGATGTAGGTTCCAATGCCGGCAGTGCAAGTGACCGGTGTCTCTGTAGGGTTTACACCCCTCAGGAGGTTGACTGTTCCAAAGGGCATTCCCGTCTGTGTATCGAAAGCTGCAAGGAAACAAAATTCCAAACTTAATGTTATATGTCAGAATGGAATGAATCTGTCGAAGGGTTTTAGGCCACTAAATCGCCAGCATGTCCATACACACTGTCGGGCATGCACACCCGAAAACAAAGATTACATCTCTATTTCCACCACATAAAGTGACACTATTATTAGGATTAAGAGAAAATAGAAAATCATCCGGTACTTCACGTCTTggtaaaataattctttattggaGCATTAAAATCCACATCACCACAGGAAAAAGGACTAACACGTTTCGAGCTATCCGCTCTTAATCATATTTGGGTCACAGAAAGGTGTCCTAAGAAAGCAACTTTATAATGTTGTAACACTGCACATGGAAAGGGGCTCTTTAGATAAGACAACCTCATACACTTAACATTACCAGCTTTTACCTGGAAGAAGTTTCCTGGCTGCGTTTTCTGCCATGCGAAGTAATGGGCCAGAACATGGCCAACCAGGTTCCAGTTCCAGCCCAGCTCTCTTTGACAGGAGGTGAGCAGAGAGGAGTCCCCCTACCACTAAAACACAAGAGATCTAAGTTATGGTATGAAAATGATGGTACATAAAACTACAATTATTATTAGCATCCTGACAATGAAGTAAACTTTGATAAAGAGCCTAAAAGTTATTGACCCAGTGGTCATCCAGTGCCGAAGGCTCTGCCAGGAACTTGTAGGAGTCTTAAAAAATACTGGTCCACGTTTCTAACCCCAAGAGGGGACAACCTCTGAAATAGCAGAGGACAAGGAATATACAGGTTTAAAAATTGTAAGATTATATGACTAAAATAAACAGACAAATAAttggagaaaaagaaaaatcgttataaaaaaaaaaaaaaaaaaaaaaaagtaaaaacctcGTATGTTGGTCTCAAAGACGGAAGCGTTGACATCGATATCAAAATCCACAGTGTCCTGGAGAACGTTCACTACCCTCTGGAACTCCGTGGTATTCCCAATAATCTGTAACCAGAGGAGATGTGATCACTCGCTGCATCTGGTCTGTAACAACTTTTTACTAATTTTACACAGAATTAGGAATCAGATCCATCTGAAAGGTTTCAGCAACAAATTAAAGTCAAAAGAGGGTCTTTTGGGGAACGGCTGCACCAATATATGATAGTATGCTACAAAAGAATGGGACACAATAGCTGATGTATCTCACATATACACTACATTTAAGAATCATAAATGGAACAAAATATTCTAATGTTCCCAAAGCCTGACAATTACCATATTTTATAGATTATAAAACGCACGTATTAGCAAAAATTTTACTATAAAGTGCCTGTGTCCGAAGGTCAGGAGGGTCGAGGACTGCCAGACCCTCTTCACCACAGTCCTGGAGATCGGGTAAGGCGCTGACAAAAAATTCTCTTGATCACCAAGAGCAGAGTCTCTGCAATGCTCCATGACTCTGCAGGCCGTACCTACATCAGTATTATCTGCAGGACCTAGCATGATGTCAGAAGCATCTGGCTGTTTACATGCCtcctgcatcactgcaaggtccttaaaACCCTTTCATTCTGCCAAAAGATAGGGCGAGAGAAGACGCTGAGACTGGGTATGAAGAAGAGCCGCGTGCAAGTGAATGAGTGGATGGATGTAGCGGAGCCGCGTGCAAGTGAATGAGTGGATGGATGTAGCGGAGCCGCGTGCAAGTGAATGAGTGGATGGATGTAGCGGAGCCGCGTGCAAGTGAATGAGTGGATGGATGTAGCGGAGCCGCGTGCAAGTGAATGAGTGGATGGATGTAGCGGAGCCGCGTG comes from Engystomops pustulosus chromosome 6, aEngPut4.maternal, whole genome shotgun sequence and encodes:
- the EDEM2 gene encoding ER degradation-enhancing alpha-mannosidase-like protein 2 — translated: MVGLVYVVYVALLTVLLPGHNARHSPITQQDMAKYRDRVKSMFYHAYNNYLDNAFPYDELRPLTCDGQDTWGSFSLTLIDALDTLLIIGNTTEFQRVVNVLQDTVDFDIDVNASVFETNIRVVGGLLSAHLLSKRAGLELEPGWPCSGPLLRMAENAARKLLPAFDTQTGMPFGTVNLLRGVNPTETPVTCTAGIGTYIIEFATLSRLTGDPEFEMVARRALKGLWESRSEIGLVGNHIDVMTSKWVAQDAGIGAGVDSYFEYLVKGAILLQDEEMMSTFLEYNKAIQNYTKYDDWYVWVQMYKGTVSMPVFQSLEAFWPGLQSLIGDIGNAMRTFLNYYTVWKQFGGLPEFYNIPQGFTVDKREGYPLRPELIESAMYLYKATKDPTLLELGRDAIESIERISKVDCGFATIKDVRDHKLDNRMESFFLAETIKYLYLLFDPDNFIHNDGSEFDLVVTPYGECVLGAGGYVFNTEAHPIDPAALHCCRQDNAEKWEVEDLVRDFFSVKSKTSKHQDPFPNRTQNRTNSKRTSLLHCPSQPFSSKLSILGQVFLE